The following coding sequences are from one Leishmania braziliensis MHOM/BR/75/M2904 complete genome, chromosome 36 window:
- a CDS encoding putative gamma-tubulin complex subunit, whose translation MGSRPDWIRFLASLEKRGVRFDQVQYATDRQEVIRATGITDALSIAVVETEWQRRCSHGGDAADAMNLDRQGFSASNPTGARTLAPLLSPPAPREGGSTTLSRASNGGGIDLPALHDVSQLAKLPEELQDTVLATEVLAAAVGLGGMFLQHTPASPGTSNGINTKDGFHISPLVPASMRSLCETVLPVADAFVALRCIEKAEYSSRSLVLMALGEVVSEINTSYAYQVSRLQLWSEGRPMPLMGVVSEILRVGHHVVRLRQVLPMDLISTALADVATAAPSSSTFASPTTGLVGPRILNHLYDQVNKYSGSSEDHELLMLLLRRSLVPYLRMLQRWMHSGVLDDPYGEFFISEAHHPAIPAPTAASHQQLRHTGQLFLNALASTTPGTGRDGELGAGGSSTASQGRFGPHRRAAAQQDVVAFDRRFSLNKSLVPVFLSTPSRIAKMVFFAGKYCCLLREYGAALPAFRVASLPGGAAGSTLSTANAAAAVATCGTDGLGEAFLTWSGADQLQRQVQESFEIASGAVIQLLFSSSVDLLGHLKSLKLYFLQERGDWVVDFLDSADSLLAEYPDRVKQYSMQVLLQAAVARSCASDPYHDLIGCSFANCTLEELLQEQNRQRDSGRDATTAGVSDSATATLPFRRNMGGGGGEVEARRSLELLQLETDLQWPLTLVLDSKVTHRLNVIFRLLIWVKTCERRLCELWYTNEILGEFSAAYGRAPWR comes from the coding sequence ATGGGCAGCAGGCCAGACTGGATCCGCTTCCTCGCCTCGCTGGAGAAGCGAGGGGTTCGGTTTGATCAGGTGCAGTACGCGACTGACCGCCAGGAGGTCATTCGCGCTACGGGCATCACGGACGCGCTGAGCATCGCGGTAGTCGAGACCgagtggcagcgccgctgtagCCACGGAGGGGATGCCGCGGATGCGATGAACCTGGATCGCCAAGGCTTTTCTGCAAGTAACCCAACAGGCGCTCGTACTTTGGCACCGCTCCTTTCTCCACCAGCACCCAGAGAAGGCGGGTCGACTACACTTTCCAGGGCTTCGAATGGTGGCGGTATTGACCTGCCAGCTCTCCACGATGTGTCTCAACTGGCAAAATTGCctgaggagctgcaggacacTGTGTTGGCGACTGAAGTgctagcagcagcagtgggacTTGGTGGAATGTTCCTTCAACACACGCCGGCCTCACCCGGCACCTCGAACGGCATCAACACCAAAGACGGCTTTCACATCTCGCCGCTGGTACCGGCGTCGATGCGGAGCCTGTGCGAAACTGTCCTGCCTGTCGCTGACGCCTTCGTGGCGCTTCGCTGTATCGAGAAGGCCGAGTACTCCAGTCGTAGCCTTGTACTCATGGCACTCGGCGAGGTAGTCTCTGAGATCAACACGAGCTACGCGTATCAGGTGTCGAGGCTGCAGCTGTGGAGTGAAGGGCGGCCAATGCCGTTGATGGGCGTGGTGTCGGAGATTCTCCGAGTCGGGCATCACGTGGTGCGACTGCGACAAGTACTGCCAATGGATCTGATTTCTACAGCCCTCGCTGAtgtggcgacagcggcaccgaGCTCCTCGACGTTCGCCTCTCCCACTACCGGACTGGTAGGCCCCCGCATCTTGAACCATCTGTATGACCAAGTGAATAAGTACTCCGGTAGTTCCGAGGATCATGAGCTGTTGATGCTGCTACTCCGTCGCTCGCTCGTCCCGTACCTGCGTATGTTGCAGCGGTGGATGCACAGCGGCGTGCTCGACGACCCGTATGGTGAGTTCTTCATCTCAGAGGCACACCACCCAGCAATACCGGCCCCGACGGCTGCAAgccaccagcagctgcgacacaCTGGCCAGCTCTTCTTGAATGCCTTGGCGTCGACGACGCCAGGTACTGGGCGCGACGGTGAGCTCGGAGCCGGCGGCTCTAGCACTGCTTCCCAGGGCCGATTCGGTCCGCACagacgtgcagctgcacagcagGACGTAGTGGCCTTTGACCGCCGCTTCTCCCTCAACAAAAGCCTCGTGCCGGTGTTTCTCAGCACACCAAGTCGCATAGCCAAGATGGTCTTCTTCGCTGGTAAATACTGCTGTCTCTTGCGAGAGTATGGTGCGGCACTCCCGGCGTTTCGTGTTGCATCCTTGcccggcggtgctgctggtagTACGTTGTCCACTGCGAAtgcggcagccgccgtcgccacatGCGGCACCGATGGTCTTGGCGAGGCATTCTTGACCTGGAGTGGAGCGGACCAGCTTCAACGTCAGGTGCAGGAGTCCTTTGAGATTGCTAGCGGTGCCGTGATTCAACTGCTGTTTAGCTCATCTGTTGACTTGCTTGGGCACCTCAAGTCTCTGAAGCTATACTTTCTCCAAGAGCGGGGTGACTGGGTCGTCGACTTCCTCGACAGCGCCGATAGTCTACTCGCTGAATACCCGGATCGCGTCAAGCAGTACTCAATGCAGGTGCTTCTGCAAGCCGCCGTGgcccgcagctgcgcgagtgACCCCTACCATGACCTGATCGGGTGCAGTTTTGCGAACTGtacgctggaggagctgctgcaagaGCAGAATCGGCAGCGCGACAGCGGTCGCGACGCGACGACTGCGGGCGTCAGTGACAGTGCGACAGCGACGCTACCGTTCCGTCGGAacatgggcggcggcggtggcgaagtGGAAGCACGGCGCAgcctggagctgctgcagctcgagACGGACCTGCAGTGGCCCTTGACCCTAGTGCTCGATTCGAAGGTGACGCATCGCCTCAACGTCATCTTCCGGTTGCTGATTTGGGTGAAGACGTGCGAGCGGCGCCTATGTGAGTTGTGGTATACAAACGAAATCCTCGGCGAGTTCAGCGCCGCTTATGGGCGAGCACCGTGGAGG
- a CDS encoding putative alternative oxidase, whose amino-acid sequence MRMSIRSNVCIPLAALSCHRRSTFNDSGHGGVRRTTLRTTSFAGFSASKSVLSPNAFAASPVRSKHPSYLYHFFMGHSTRFAAMAPPLTRAGITQLEREPLTHSTPGRINDHICIGMVKTLRWLADRVFRERYIHRATMLVTVAAAAPAAGSVAAYLRMHFKRRHSSNTGSDGAHTCDAAEGSSPFLAFGSSPNTGGAPSIPGASRSFATARPSLCRSTASAATEGARSTLEHSYGKELRGLFAQCESHSVHYQVLSCMTEITLAERGLVLLLQAIHFTIYLALFLFYPRMGFRLMAYTAEESSVVWTQMVNDVDLGKIAEMCVPQLALQYWGLEGAFRTQVAPVPMAVTSQEQEQVLYKTSDEGVEEQVSFADTAKSGISPHGVDASNRTATSPSPAVDHVSVPFTVACSRSESDVDTKESEGHIIIASELGAGSAASVLTLRDVALLIRSDEMVFRDLNHELANKLDTQRSWLQRLVDFYGSEK is encoded by the coding sequence ATGCGGATGTCGATTCGAAGCAACGTCTGCATTCCTTTGGCAGCGCTCTCATGCCATAGAAGGTCCACCTTCAATGACAGTGGCCATGGCGGTGTTCGCCGAACTACTTTACGCACCACCTCGTTTGCAGGCTTCTCGGCGAGCAAGTCTGTACTATCGCCTAATGCGTTCGCGGCCTCCCCCGTCCGGAGTAAGCACCCCTCCTATCTGTACCATTTCTTTATGGGGCACTCCACACGCTTTGCTGCGATGGCGCCTCCGCTCACACGCGCCGGTATCACGCAACTCGAGCGTGAGCCCCTGACGCACAGCACGCCAGGCCGCATTAACGACCACATTTGCATCGGCATGGTCAAGACGCTGCGCTGGCTGGCCGATCGCGTCTTTCGAGAGCGGTACATCCACCGAGCAACCATGCTGGTCACtgtggcggctgcagctccagcggcggGCTCGGTGGCGGCGTATTTACGTATGCACTTCAagcggcgccacagcagcaacaccggcagcgatggcgcacacacatgcgacGCAGCAGAAGGAAGTTCACCGTTTCTGGCCTTTGGCAGTTCTCCGAACACCGGTGGTGCGCCTTCTATTCCTGGTGCTTCCCGCTCCTTCGCTACCGCACGCCCGTCACTCTGCAGGTCTACAGCGAGCGCCGCCACGGAAGGAGCGAGGTCGACCCTCGAGCACTCCTATGGAAAAGAGCTCCGCGGTCTGTTCGCGCAGTGTGAGAGCCACTCCGTTCATTATCAGGTGCTGAGCTGCATGACCGAAATCACGCTTGCTGAGCGCGGCCTTGTACTCCTGCTGCAGGCGATACACTTTACCATCTACCTGGCGTTGTTTCTGTTTTACCCGCGCATGGGTTTCCGACTCATGGCTTACACAGCGGAGGAGTCCTCGGTGGTGTGGACACAGATGGTAAACGATGTCGACCTTGGCAAAATTGCTGAAATGTGTGTGCCGCAACTGGCATTGCAGTACTGGGGGCTGGAGGGAGCTTTTAGAACACAGGTGGCCCCGGTACCAATGGCGGTGACCTCCCAGGAGCAGGAGCAGGTTCTCTACAAGACCAGCGATGAAGGTGTGGAGGAACAGGTCTCTTTCGCCGATACAGCGAAATCGGGTATCTCACCGCACGGTGTCGATGCCAGCAATCGGACTGCAACGTCCCCATCTCCAGCTGTTGATCATGTGTCCGTGCCCTTTACGGTCGCTTGTTCTCGCAGCGAAAGTGATGTCGATACAAAGGAAAGCGAAGGGCACATCATAATTGCCTCCGAGCTTGGTGCGGGCTCCGCGGCGTCCGTCttgacgctgcgcgacgttGCGCTGCTTATCCGCTCTGACGAGATGGTCTTCCGAGATCTAAACCACGAATTAGCGAATAAACTGGACACGCAGCGGAGctggctgcagcgccttgtGGACTTCTACGGCAGCGAGAAGTAG